A genomic stretch from Erwinia sp. E_sp_B01_1 includes:
- a CDS encoding YdgH/BhsA/McbA-like domain containing protein — MNMKLPTLIAVTLFAATSFSALAATQVDEAQSQNLQPMGNVSVSGVNGTLDDASRQLSQKASEMGASHYRIIGAQNPGDSSKWSGNAEIYR, encoded by the coding sequence ATGAACATGAAATTACCGACTCTGATCGCTGTCACGCTCTTTGCCGCCACCTCATTTTCAGCGCTGGCTGCCACTCAGGTAGATGAAGCTCAGAGCCAGAATTTACAGCCAATGGGCAACGTTTCGGTGTCCGGAGTTAACGGGACGCTGGACGATGCCAGCCGCCAGCTCTCACAGAAAGCCAGTGAGATGGGCGCCTCCCATTACCGGATTATTGGTGCTCAAAACCCTGGTGATTCCAGCAAGTGGAGCGGAAACGCAGAGATTTACCGTTAA
- a CDS encoding Hcp family type VI secretion system effector has translation MPIPAYMWLKDDGGADIKGSVDVRDREGSIEIIGFSHGLNIPVDSANGKITGKRSHSPMMIEKEFDSSSPYLYKAVATGQTLKSAEIRWYRIDYAGQEECYFVMTIEGVKITGVNPGMPNAKMAGNSQINHMESIALMYERITWRYVDGNVQYSDDWNVRA, from the coding sequence ATGCCCATTCCAGCATACATGTGGCTTAAAGACGATGGTGGCGCAGACATCAAGGGATCGGTAGACGTCCGGGATCGTGAAGGGAGTATTGAAATTATAGGTTTTAGTCACGGTTTGAATATCCCGGTAGACAGTGCCAACGGTAAGATCACCGGCAAACGTTCGCACTCCCCAATGATGATTGAAAAAGAGTTTGATAGTTCCAGCCCGTATCTCTATAAAGCTGTTGCCACTGGGCAGACGCTGAAAAGTGCGGAGATTCGCTGGTACCGAATCGACTACGCTGGGCAAGAAGAATGCTACTTCGTTATGACCATTGAGGGTGTGAAGATTACAGGTGTAAATCCTGGAATGCCAAACGCTAAAATGGCTGGAAACTCGCAGATCAATCACATGGAATCCATCGCTCTTATGTACGAGAGAATCACATGGCGATATGTCGATGGTAACGTGCAGTATTCAGACGACTGGAATGTAAGAGCGTAA
- the narQ gene encoding nitrate/nitrite two-component system sensor histidine kinase NarQ, with the protein MFTRSVTSSLARSLFAIVLLSVLSSGLALLTLSTSLRDAEAINIAGSLRMQSYRLARDATSLSSGFTKDIQAYQQSVYAPALEALDRAWVPEAVRARYHELLLSWRTLQPELLAGNTRHYQQNLSLYVAQIDRFVLALQHWAELKMKLAAGASLLGFLAIALVVFWTLRQVKRQVVSPLNQLVRASNEIEHAHFHYAPLNTDLPNELGVLARAFTRMSTELEKQYLSLELRVKEKTSDLRQANRRLAVLYDCSAVLNRHTDLSEALPEVLQKISEHENFCAIELSAPSHGKISKGEPQADLPWLTLSLDAVADLHPAELRWQAQESEPQLMLGVATMLDRALQLDRAQQKVRHLLVMEERATIARELHDSLAQSLAYLRIQLARLRRTVDSNATSAQAIVSEIDLALTDANLQLRELLTTFRLTIEPADLATALRQVVATLCNQTTAEIRLKSEPFERHLEVQKQVHVLQIVREALLNAIRHAQASHIEIRCSSPGPGENLIEIQDDGVGLDGETSPPGHYGLSIMQERANSLQGRLTILSSADSGTTVSLQFPT; encoded by the coding sequence ATGTTTACACGTTCTGTCACCAGCAGCCTGGCCCGTTCCCTGTTTGCTATCGTGTTACTGTCAGTGCTCTCTTCCGGTCTGGCCCTGCTGACGCTCTCCACCAGCTTACGTGATGCCGAAGCCATTAATATTGCCGGTTCGCTGCGGATGCAGAGCTACCGGCTGGCCAGGGATGCCACCAGCCTCTCCTCCGGTTTCACCAAAGATATTCAAGCTTATCAGCAATCCGTTTATGCGCCTGCGCTGGAGGCTCTGGACCGGGCCTGGGTCCCTGAAGCTGTCAGAGCCCGATATCACGAACTCCTGCTATCCTGGCGCACTCTGCAGCCCGAGCTGCTGGCTGGCAATACCCGTCACTATCAGCAAAACCTCTCCCTCTATGTGGCGCAGATTGACCGTTTTGTCCTGGCACTCCAGCACTGGGCCGAGCTGAAAATGAAACTGGCAGCCGGGGCCAGCCTGCTGGGATTTCTCGCCATCGCTCTGGTGGTCTTCTGGACCTTACGACAGGTTAAGCGCCAGGTGGTCTCACCGCTGAATCAGCTGGTCAGGGCCAGTAACGAGATCGAACACGCTCATTTTCACTATGCTCCGCTGAATACAGACCTGCCCAACGAACTGGGCGTGCTGGCCCGGGCGTTTACCCGCATGTCGACTGAACTGGAGAAACAGTACCTCAGCCTGGAACTGAGGGTAAAAGAGAAAACCAGTGACCTGCGTCAGGCTAATCGGCGCCTCGCCGTGCTTTATGACTGCTCAGCCGTGCTGAACCGTCATACCGATCTCTCTGAGGCACTGCCGGAAGTTCTGCAAAAAATCTCTGAACATGAAAATTTTTGCGCCATTGAGCTTTCAGCCCCGTCTCACGGAAAAATCAGCAAGGGGGAGCCGCAGGCCGATCTGCCCTGGTTAACGCTTTCACTGGATGCGGTGGCTGACCTGCACCCTGCCGAATTGCGCTGGCAGGCGCAGGAGAGTGAGCCGCAGCTGATGCTGGGCGTGGCAACTATGCTGGACCGGGCGCTGCAACTGGATCGTGCTCAGCAAAAAGTTCGCCATCTGCTGGTGATGGAAGAGCGTGCCACCATTGCCCGTGAGCTCCATGATTCGCTTGCCCAGTCGCTGGCCTATCTGCGTATTCAGCTTGCCCGGTTAAGACGCACGGTAGACAGCAACGCTACGTCAGCCCAGGCGATCGTCAGCGAGATTGATTTAGCCCTGACCGACGCCAATCTTCAGCTCCGCGAACTGCTGACCACCTTCCGGCTGACCATAGAGCCAGCCGATTTGGCCACGGCGCTTCGCCAGGTGGTTGCCACTTTGTGCAATCAAACCACGGCGGAGATCCGGCTCAAAAGCGAGCCCTTTGAACGCCACCTTGAAGTCCAGAAGCAGGTTCATGTCCTGCAGATAGTGCGTGAAGCCTTACTGAATGCGATTCGTCATGCGCAGGCATCCCATATTGAAATCCGCTGCAGCAGTCCCGGGCCAGGCGAAAATCTGATTGAAATTCAGGATGACGGCGTTGGCCTGGACGGGGAAACCTCGCCGCCGGGGCACTATGGTTTGTCCATCATGCAGGAACGGGCTAACAGTCTGCAGGGGCGGCTGACTATTCTCTCTTCGGCTGACAGCGGCACTACAGTCTCGCTGCAATTCCCCACATAA
- the dapE gene encoding succinyl-diaminopimelate desuccinylase: MFCPVIELTQQLIRRPSLSPDDAGCQAIMIDRLKALGFTIEPMHIGDTLNFWAWRGQGETLAFAGHTDVVPTGDASRWINPPFEPTIRDGMLYGRGAADMKGSLAAMIVAAERFVISNPNHKGRLAFLITSDEEANATNGTVKVVEALMARNERMDYCLVGEPSSTEIVGDVVKNGRRGSMTANLTLHGVQGHVAYPHLADNPVHRALPALNELVAREWDQGNEFFPPTSMQIANVQAGTGSNNVIPGEFFVQFNFRFSTELTDQMIQQQVQELLDRHQLRYTLEWKISGQPFLTSRGKLVDAVVNAVAHYNEIKPQLLTTGGTSDGRFIARMGAQVVELGPVNATIHKINECVKAADLQLLSRMYQRIMEQLIA, from the coding sequence ATGTTTTGTCCGGTCATTGAGCTGACGCAGCAGCTTATACGTCGTCCTTCCCTCAGCCCGGATGATGCCGGTTGTCAGGCTATTATGATCGATCGTCTGAAGGCGCTGGGCTTTACCATTGAGCCGATGCACATTGGCGATACCCTGAATTTCTGGGCCTGGCGCGGCCAGGGCGAAACGCTGGCCTTTGCCGGGCATACCGATGTGGTGCCTACTGGCGATGCAAGCCGCTGGATCAACCCGCCCTTTGAACCCACCATTCGTGACGGCATGCTTTATGGTCGCGGTGCGGCTGATATGAAAGGCTCTCTGGCGGCGATGATTGTCGCCGCTGAGCGCTTTGTTATCAGCAATCCCAACCATAAAGGCCGTCTGGCTTTTCTGATCACCTCAGACGAAGAAGCCAACGCCACAAACGGCACGGTAAAAGTGGTGGAAGCGCTGATGGCGCGCAACGAGCGGATGGATTACTGTCTGGTCGGCGAACCTTCCAGCACTGAAATTGTTGGGGATGTGGTAAAAAATGGCCGCCGTGGCTCCATGACCGCCAATCTGACCCTGCATGGGGTCCAGGGCCATGTCGCCTATCCTCACCTGGCTGATAATCCGGTGCATCGCGCCCTGCCAGCCCTGAATGAACTGGTGGCGAGAGAGTGGGATCAGGGCAACGAATTCTTCCCGCCTACCAGTATGCAAATCGCTAACGTTCAGGCTGGAACGGGGAGCAACAATGTTATTCCCGGCGAGTTCTTTGTGCAGTTTAACTTCCGTTTCAGCACGGAACTCACTGACCAGATGATCCAGCAGCAGGTTCAGGAACTGCTGGACCGCCATCAGTTACGCTACACGCTGGAATGGAAAATTTCCGGCCAGCCTTTCCTGACGTCACGCGGTAAGCTGGTGGATGCGGTAGTGAATGCCGTTGCGCACTATAATGAAATAAAACCGCAGCTGTTAACTACCGGCGGCACTTCAGACGGACGGTTTATCGCCCGCATGGGAGCCCAGGTGGTGGAATTAGGCCCGGTGAACGCCACCATTCATAAAATCAATGAGTGTGTTAAGGCCGCCGACCTGCAGCTGTTGAGCCGCATGTACCAGCGGATTATGGAACAGCTGATCGCTTAA
- a CDS encoding YpfN family protein, whose translation MEWLKDYWWLLVIVLMVGVLMNVYKDLKRIDHKKFLDNKPELPPHRDFNDKWDDEDDMPKKK comes from the coding sequence ATGGAATGGCTTAAAGATTACTGGTGGCTGTTGGTGATTGTGCTGATGGTGGGCGTGTTGATGAACGTCTATAAAGACCTGAAGCGCATCGATCATAAAAAGTTTCTCGACAACAAACCGGAACTGCCCCCGCATCGTGATTTTAACGATAAGTGGGATGACGAAGACGATATGCCGAAAAAGAAATGA
- a CDS encoding DUF2778 domain-containing protein, translating into MALHGKFVINDAHYSPLSFPGVGTFLAFSGDGVYRNRGACGMKPTVGPIPAGTYWIVDRPEGGLRSQVNAGVRDIYNNIVKGATFRHNEWFALWRDDWGIDDYTWIEGIKRGNFRLHPGTLSEGCITLPHDSDFAMLRNALLRTPQMDVPCMRNLKAYGTIEVIANGKMCP; encoded by the coding sequence ATGGCTCTACATGGAAAGTTTGTAATCAACGACGCGCATTACTCTCCGTTATCGTTCCCTGGAGTAGGCACGTTTTTAGCGTTCTCTGGAGATGGGGTTTATCGCAATCGGGGGGCTTGTGGAATGAAGCCAACTGTCGGCCCGATTCCGGCTGGTACGTATTGGATTGTTGACCGTCCAGAAGGTGGACTAAGATCGCAAGTTAATGCAGGTGTCCGGGATATTTATAACAACATAGTTAAAGGCGCGACGTTCAGACATAACGAATGGTTTGCCCTGTGGCGGGACGACTGGGGAATTGACGATTACACCTGGATTGAGGGCATCAAGCGCGGTAATTTCCGTTTGCATCCAGGCACTCTGTCAGAAGGTTGTATCACTCTTCCGCATGATTCAGATTTTGCCATGTTACGTAATGCACTTCTGAGAACGCCGCAAATGGATGTTCCTTGCATGAGGAACTTAAAGGCATACGGCACTATTGAGGTGATCGCCAATGGTAAAATGTGTCCTTAG
- a CDS encoding ArsC family reductase, translating to MKNKTDRQFTLYGIKNCDTIKKARRYLEANDVVYQFHDYRADGLDGALLQKFIDQLGWEALLNTRGTTWRKLSEETRNEVNTAAAAHKLMLEQPAIIKRPLLCSADGSMLLGFSETTYQPFIAEKS from the coding sequence ATGAAAAATAAGACAGATCGCCAGTTTACCCTGTACGGCATTAAAAATTGCGACACTATTAAGAAAGCGCGCAGGTATCTGGAAGCGAACGACGTGGTTTATCAGTTCCATGACTACCGTGCGGACGGACTGGACGGTGCCCTGCTGCAAAAATTTATTGATCAACTGGGATGGGAAGCGCTGCTGAACACCCGCGGTACCACCTGGCGTAAACTCAGTGAAGAGACGCGTAATGAGGTTAATACCGCCGCTGCCGCACATAAATTAATGCTGGAACAGCCTGCAATTATCAAACGCCCGTTGCTCTGCAGCGCCGACGGCTCTATGCTGCTGGGCTTTAGTGAAACTACTTACCAGCCATTTATTGCGGAGAAGTCCTGA
- the acrD gene encoding multidrug efflux RND transporter permease AcrD: MANFFIDRPIFAWVIAILLCLTGTLAIFSLPVEQYPELAPPNVRITANYPGASAETLENTVTQVIEQNMTGIDNLMYMSSQSSNTGQATITLTFVAGTNPDEARQQVQNQLQSALRKLPQDVQSQGVTVTKTGDTNILMVAFVSTDGSMDKQDISDYVASNVQDPLSRIDGVGQVDAYGSQYAMRIWLDPNKMINYALTTADIVTAIESQNSQVAVGQLGGLPSVDRQALNATINSQSLLTTPAQFRNITLRVNQDGSEVRLGDVADIALGAEKYDFLSQYNGQPASGLGIKLASGANELQTDQLVRARIDELSHYFPRGLKAEIAYETTPFVKASIEDVVKTLLEAILLVFVVMYLFMQNFRATLIPTLAVPVVLLGTFTVLSACGFSINTLTMFAMVLAIGLLVDDAIVVVENVERIMSEEGLSPRDATRKSMGQIQGALVGIALVLSAVFIPMAFFGGTTGAIYRQFSVTIVSAMVLSVLVAMILTPALCATLLKPVQQGHHHDRRGFFGWFNRMFNSNAERYERGVGKILAKAGRWLVLYMLLIAAMAVLFMRLPTSFLPLEDRGVFTTQVQLPPGSTLQQTNKVVNQVEQYYLTKEKNNVLSVFSTIGAGPGGNGQNVARMFVRLKDWQDRPGSGNTSFAIIERATKAFRSIKEGRVIASSPPAITGMGNSAGFDMELQDHAGQGHDALMQARDQLLAATEGNASLARVRHNGLDDTPQLRIDVDQHKAQALGVSIDDINNTLQTGWGSTYVNDFLDRGRVKKVYVQAAAQFRMLPDDISKWYVRNSSGGMVPFTAFASTHWETGSPRLERYNGYSAVEIVGEAAQGVSTGTAMDVMENLVSKLPTGFGLQWTGASYQERLTGSQAPALYAISLLVVFLCLAALYESWSIPFSVMLVVPLGVIGALIATWMRGLENDVYFQVGLLTVIGLSAKNAILIVEFANEINSKGRDLMEATLEASRQRLRPILMTSLAFIFGVLPMVISNGAGSSSQHAVGTGVMGGMISATILAIFFVPLFFVLVRRRFPVNEKPVT; encoded by the coding sequence ATGGCGAATTTTTTTATCGATCGCCCCATTTTTGCCTGGGTGATAGCGATTTTACTTTGCCTGACCGGCACACTGGCGATCTTTTCCCTTCCCGTTGAGCAGTACCCTGAACTTGCTCCCCCCAATGTCCGTATTACTGCCAACTACCCTGGCGCCTCCGCTGAAACGCTGGAGAATACGGTTACCCAGGTTATCGAACAGAATATGACGGGTATCGATAACCTGATGTATATGTCCTCCCAGAGCAGTAATACCGGCCAGGCCACCATCACCCTGACTTTTGTCGCCGGCACTAATCCTGATGAAGCGCGCCAGCAGGTGCAGAATCAGCTGCAATCCGCCTTGCGAAAACTGCCTCAGGATGTTCAGTCTCAGGGGGTGACGGTGACCAAAACCGGCGATACCAATATCCTGATGGTGGCGTTCGTGTCGACCGATGGCAGTATGGATAAGCAGGATATTTCTGACTACGTGGCCAGTAACGTGCAGGATCCCCTGAGCCGTATTGATGGCGTGGGCCAGGTGGATGCTTACGGATCGCAGTATGCTATGCGTATCTGGCTCGACCCGAACAAAATGATCAATTACGCCCTGACCACTGCCGATATTGTTACCGCGATTGAGTCTCAAAACAGCCAGGTGGCGGTGGGACAACTGGGCGGCCTGCCCTCGGTGGACCGTCAGGCACTGAATGCCACTATCAATTCCCAGTCTCTGCTGACTACGCCGGCACAGTTCCGCAATATTACGCTGCGGGTCAATCAGGATGGCTCAGAGGTCAGACTTGGGGATGTGGCGGATATCGCTCTTGGTGCCGAAAAATATGACTTCCTGAGCCAGTACAACGGTCAGCCCGCTTCGGGTCTGGGAATAAAGCTGGCGTCCGGCGCCAACGAGCTGCAAACCGACCAGCTGGTACGCGCGCGTATTGATGAGCTTTCACACTATTTCCCCCGGGGACTGAAAGCCGAGATTGCCTACGAGACCACCCCTTTTGTTAAAGCTTCAATTGAGGACGTGGTCAAGACGCTGCTGGAAGCCATCCTGCTGGTGTTTGTGGTGATGTATCTGTTTATGCAGAACTTCCGCGCCACCTTAATCCCCACCCTCGCCGTGCCGGTTGTGTTGCTGGGCACCTTTACCGTTCTCTCTGCCTGTGGATTCAGCATCAATACCCTGACCATGTTTGCCATGGTGCTGGCTATCGGGCTGCTGGTAGACGATGCCATTGTGGTGGTGGAAAACGTTGAGCGAATAATGAGTGAGGAAGGGCTTTCACCCAGAGACGCAACGCGAAAATCGATGGGGCAGATCCAGGGTGCCCTGGTGGGTATTGCGCTGGTGCTCTCTGCGGTGTTTATCCCGATGGCCTTTTTCGGCGGGACTACCGGTGCTATCTATCGCCAGTTCTCAGTCACCATCGTCTCCGCAATGGTGCTCTCGGTGCTGGTAGCCATGATCCTGACCCCTGCCCTGTGCGCCACGCTTCTGAAGCCGGTTCAGCAAGGGCATCATCATGACCGCCGGGGCTTCTTCGGCTGGTTTAACCGGATGTTCAACAGCAACGCCGAACGGTACGAACGGGGTGTGGGTAAAATTCTGGCGAAGGCCGGGCGCTGGCTGGTGCTTTATATGCTGCTGATTGCCGCGATGGCAGTGCTGTTTATGCGTCTGCCGACCTCTTTTCTGCCGCTGGAGGATCGGGGGGTATTCACCACTCAGGTTCAGCTTCCTCCGGGATCGACGCTGCAACAAACCAATAAAGTCGTCAACCAGGTCGAGCAGTATTACCTGACCAAAGAGAAAAACAACGTGCTGTCGGTCTTCTCCACCATTGGTGCAGGTCCTGGTGGTAACGGGCAGAACGTGGCCCGTATGTTTGTGCGGCTTAAGGACTGGCAGGATCGTCCGGGTTCCGGTAATACCTCGTTTGCCATTATCGAACGGGCCACCAAAGCGTTCCGCTCAATTAAAGAGGGGCGTGTTATAGCCAGCAGCCCTCCGGCCATCACGGGTATGGGTAATTCAGCCGGTTTTGATATGGAGTTACAGGATCATGCCGGACAGGGCCACGATGCGCTGATGCAGGCCCGTGACCAGCTGCTGGCCGCGACAGAGGGTAATGCTTCGCTGGCGAGGGTGCGGCATAACGGCCTGGACGATACGCCTCAGTTGCGTATTGACGTTGATCAGCATAAGGCCCAGGCGCTGGGCGTCTCAATCGACGACATTAACAACACGCTGCAAACGGGATGGGGATCGACCTATGTGAATGATTTCCTGGATCGGGGGCGGGTTAAAAAAGTTTATGTTCAGGCCGCCGCCCAGTTCCGTATGCTGCCGGATGACATCAGCAAGTGGTACGTCCGTAACAGCAGCGGAGGCATGGTGCCCTTTACCGCCTTTGCCAGCACCCATTGGGAGACGGGTTCTCCACGACTTGAACGCTATAACGGTTATTCAGCGGTAGAGATTGTGGGTGAAGCCGCTCAGGGCGTCAGTACCGGCACCGCCATGGACGTGATGGAAAATCTGGTCAGTAAACTCCCTACGGGCTTCGGGCTGCAATGGACCGGGGCTTCCTATCAGGAGCGGCTGACCGGATCGCAGGCACCGGCGCTTTATGCCATCTCATTGCTGGTGGTGTTCCTGTGCCTGGCGGCGCTTTATGAAAGCTGGTCGATCCCGTTCTCAGTGATGCTGGTAGTACCGCTGGGGGTGATTGGCGCCCTGATTGCCACCTGGATGCGCGGGCTGGAAAACGATGTTTATTTCCAGGTCGGGCTGTTAACGGTGATTGGCCTGTCGGCGAAAAATGCCATTCTGATTGTCGAGTTTGCCAATGAAATCAACAGCAAAGGACGGGATTTGATGGAAGCGACGCTGGAGGCTTCCCGGCAGCGCCTGCGCCCGATTCTGATGACCTCACTGGCGTTTATTTTTGGCGTGCTGCCTATGGTGATCAGTAATGGCGCAGGTTCAAGTAGCCAGCACGCGGTGGGTACCGGCGTGATGGGCGGGATGATTTCAGCCACTATTCTGGCGATCTTCTTTGTGCCCCTGTTCTTTGTGCTGGTACGACGCCGCTTCCCGGTAAATGAGAAGCCTGTCACATAA